In one Kitasatospora cineracea genomic region, the following are encoded:
- a CDS encoding VOC family protein encodes MACQISELVLECREPEALARFWCEVLDFVVVGREADGSVEVGPREGFGGARPTLFLSACADPGPVGARLHFDVNPTDRDQGAELERLLALGARPADIGQTGEEPWHVLADPEGNVFCLLKARIREL; translated from the coding sequence ATGGCGTGTCAGATCAGTGAGCTCGTGCTCGAGTGCCGTGAACCCGAGGCGCTGGCCCGGTTCTGGTGCGAGGTGCTGGATTTCGTGGTGGTCGGCCGGGAGGCGGACGGCAGCGTCGAGGTCGGTCCGCGCGAGGGCTTCGGCGGTGCGCGGCCGACGCTGTTCCTGAGCGCCTGCGCCGATCCGGGGCCGGTCGGGGCCCGGCTGCACTTCGACGTCAACCCGACCGACCGCGACCAGGGCGCCGAGCTGGAGCGGCTGCTCGCCCTCGGGGCCCGCCCGGCCGACATCGGGCAGACCGGCGAGGAGCCCTGGCACGTCCTGGCCGACCCGGAGGGCAACGTGTTCTGCCTGCTCAAGGCCCGGATCAGGGAGCTCTGA
- a CDS encoding NAD-dependent epimerase/dehydratase family protein yields MQDTTASRTSPGAPSRASAPLSLLVLGGTRFVGRALVEAALAAGHRVTLFNRGRTAPGLFPAAATGVETVLGDRTADLSALAGRRWDAVVDVAGYHPEVVRRAVDALRGRAGRYVFVSSLSVLADQATVQDEDGRLLSPDDDLAPHQLYGARKAACERIVLDAFGERADVVRPGLIVGPHDPTDRFAYWPRRFRRGGRVLLPGDPADPAQFIDVRDLAQWILGCAAGRHSGVHHVTGRPLPFGAFFAACRALVNPAAEPVWVGTEALLRAGAEPWMGVPMWIGAPECAAVNLVDTSRALAAGLTLRPLAGTLADTLAWDTARGGPAPGEEGLSAAAERRLLAATV; encoded by the coding sequence ATGCAGGACACCACTGCTTCCCGCACGTCCCCCGGCGCGCCCTCCCGCGCGTCCGCTCCGCTGAGCCTGCTCGTGCTCGGCGGCACCCGTTTCGTCGGCCGCGCCCTGGTCGAGGCCGCGCTGGCCGCCGGGCACCGGGTCACGCTGTTCAACCGCGGCCGGACCGCGCCCGGGCTCTTCCCCGCCGCCGCGACGGGCGTCGAGACCGTCCTCGGCGACCGCACCGCCGACCTGTCCGCGCTCGCCGGGCGCCGCTGGGACGCGGTGGTCGACGTCGCGGGCTACCACCCCGAGGTGGTCCGCCGCGCGGTCGACGCCCTCCGCGGGCGGGCGGGGCGGTACGTCTTCGTCTCCTCGCTGTCGGTCCTCGCCGACCAGGCCACCGTGCAGGACGAGGACGGCCGACTGCTCTCCCCGGACGACGACCTGGCGCCGCACCAGCTGTACGGGGCGCGCAAGGCGGCCTGCGAGCGGATCGTGCTGGACGCGTTCGGCGAGCGCGCCGACGTGGTCCGCCCCGGCCTGATCGTCGGACCGCACGACCCGACCGACCGCTTCGCGTACTGGCCCCGGCGCTTCCGGCGGGGCGGCCGGGTGCTGCTGCCGGGCGACCCGGCGGACCCGGCCCAGTTCATCGACGTCCGCGACCTGGCCCAGTGGATCCTCGGGTGCGCCGCCGGGCGCCACAGCGGGGTCCACCACGTCACCGGCCGCCCGCTGCCGTTCGGCGCGTTCTTCGCCGCCTGCCGGGCCCTGGTGAACCCGGCGGCGGAACCGGTCTGGGTCGGCACCGAGGCGCTGCTGCGGGCCGGCGCCGAACCGTGGATGGGCGTGCCGATGTGGATCGGCGCCCCCGAGTGCGCGGCCGTCAACCTGGTGGACACCTCCCGCGCGCTGGCCGCCGGCCTGACGCTCCGTCCGCTCGCCGGGACCCTCGCCGACACGCTCGCCTGGGACACCGCCCGCGGCGGCCCCGCCCCCGGCGAGGAGGGGCTCAGCGCGGCGGCCGAGCGGCGCCTGCTGGCCGCAACGGTCTGA